In bacterium, a single genomic region encodes these proteins:
- a CDS encoding glycosyltransferase family 39 protein, which produces MKNKKLIIYSFLFFAFVIRILYLFFLKDTVFFDPYIMDKHDQKTFILWAEEILKHPFYVDGKVFYMAPFYPYLLSFLYLITGGNLFGIYIFQILIDVFLCYLIYLLGKILVDEKTGIVACFFCAFYKTFVVYSASILSDSIITFLYIAFITSIYISLNKKNLKWWLLTGILLGFSALAKPTIGIFLPFLLIGLIIYPEKKIISLKISPPKQKILTFFILLFISGLVILPITIRNWYVGKVFVPICSNGPENWRIGNSSDSIGLFYYPKGHLLSVFSIDFWKLFLRKLNLFFVSYEWPQNMNVYLMDKLIPSLKFAFIRFGFIVPSGLSGLILFFKKFKKNFLYITFTISNVLWVVLFFITDRYRLPAVCCFSISASYLILWVLNEIFINKKLLKPFILLLFVLIFAYMFNYAPSELLPEESKKIFGYLSAKSIEKDLEEKKLNNAFKKAGDYLRILPDDPKSNFLMAIVYYEMGYIDIAVKYLNRTLKIDPNFKLAEKFLTDIINKK; this is translated from the coding sequence ATGAAAAATAAAAAACTTATAATTTATTCCTTTTTATTTTTTGCATTTGTAATTAGAATTTTGTATTTATTCTTTCTGAAAGATACAGTTTTTTTTGACCCATATATAATGGATAAACATGACCAGAAGACATTTATTTTGTGGGCAGAAGAAATTTTAAAACATCCCTTTTATGTTGACGGAAAAGTTTTTTATATGGCTCCATTTTATCCATATTTACTTTCATTTTTATATTTGATCACAGGAGGAAATTTATTTGGAATATATATATTTCAAATTTTAATTGATGTTTTTTTGTGTTATTTGATATATCTTCTTGGTAAAATACTTGTTGATGAAAAGACAGGTATAGTTGCCTGTTTTTTTTGTGCTTTTTATAAAACATTTGTCGTTTATTCTGCTTCTATTTTAAGTGATAGTATAATAACTTTTCTCTATATTGCTTTTATTACCAGTATATATATATCATTAAACAAAAAAAATCTGAAATGGTGGTTATTAACAGGAATTTTGCTTGGATTTTCTGCACTTGCAAAACCAACTATTGGAATTTTTTTGCCGTTTTTACTTATTGGATTAATTATATATCCAGAAAAAAAAATTATCTCCTTAAAAATTTCACCTCCAAAGCAAAAAATATTAACATTTTTTATATTACTGTTTATAAGTGGACTTGTAATTCTACCTATAACAATTAGAAACTGGTATGTTGGAAAAGTTTTTGTTCCGATATGTTCTAATGGCCCTGAAAACTGGAGGATTGGAAATAGTTCTGATTCAATAGGCCTCTTTTATTATCCGAAAGGACATCTCCTTTCAGTTTTTTCTATTGATTTCTGGAAATTATTTTTAAGAAAATTAAACTTGTTTTTTGTCAGTTATGAATGGCCTCAGAATATGAATGTATATTTAATGGATAAACTGATACCATCTTTAAAGTTTGCCTTTATAAGATTTGGATTTATAGTTCCATCCGGTCTTTCTGGTTTAATTCTGTTCTTTAAAAAATTTAAAAAAAATTTTCTCTATATAACTTTTACAATTTCAAATGTTTTATGGGTTGTTTTATTTTTTATTACAGATAGATATAGATTACCTGCTGTTTGCTGTTTTTCAATATCTGCATCATATTTAATTTTATGGGTTTTAAACGAAATTTTCATAAATAAAAAACTTCTAAAACCTTTTATTTTATTACTTTTTGTTTTAATTTTTGCATATATGTTTAATTATGCTCCTTCAGAACTTTTGCCAGAAGAAAGTAAAAAAATTTTTGGATATTTAAGCGCAAAAAGTATTGAAAAAGATTTGGAAGAAAAAAAACTTAATAATGCCTTTAAAAAGGCAGGGGATTATTTAAGAATTTTACCAGATGACCCCAAAAGTAATTTTTTAATGGCTATTGTTTATTATGAAATGGGTTATATTGATATAGCAGTAAAGTATCTAAACAGAACACTTAAAATTGATCCAAATTTTAAACTTGCTGAAAAATTTTTAACTGATATAATTAATAAAAAATGA